A DNA window from Calliphora vicina chromosome 1, idCalVici1.1, whole genome shotgun sequence contains the following coding sequences:
- the LOC135954104 gene encoding pickpocket protein 19-like: MVYNTKEFQYFKPKNSYLQTFKTTTGKPIYNTAPPPPPPHQTAAAQQNSWWNLLKPYFKEYCNISSIHCFHYFTDNKLRYYEKAIWFLIIVATSVCCTIVYFDLAELYYTQRVQTTVADSVHPVFVVPFPSVGICLRNRIDWTRLQNQAAKRFLPPNVDNETLHTFYSFFESLADVKFYYLKRFSPLFKPSANVNLSLIDGVNVLEVMQYLTFPCTQVFSTICMWRLKAYNCCELFTLERTELGFCYVFNSAVSETTKEKAKNNQFYPYHNSYSGEGTGLDVEVLLNENKMKPGTRMVNGIYVANSSNFKKTINYKKNES, encoded by the exons ATGGTTTACAATACAAaggaatttcaatattttaaaccaaaaaactcTTATCTACAAACATTTAAGACCACAACTGGTAAACCAATATATAACACAGCACCACCTCCGCCGCCACCACACCAAACAGCAGCAGCACAGCAGAATTCCTGGTGGAACTTATTGAAGCCATACTTTAAGGAATATTGTAATATTTCTTCAATACATTGTTTTCACTATTTCACCGACAATAAATTAAGATACTATGAAaa GGCCATCTGGTTTCTCATCATAGTGGCCACTAGTGTGTGCTGTACCATTGTTTATTTCGATTTGGCCGAGTTGTACTATACACAGCGTGTACAAACCACAGTAGCCGATTCCGTACATCCAGTGTTTGTGGTACCATTTCCCTCCGTGGGCATCTGCCTAAGGAATCGCATCGATTGGACTCGTTTACAAAATCAAGCAGCTAAACGTTTTCTGCCTCCAAATGTAGACAATGAGACACTGCACACGTTTTATAGCTTTTTCGAAAGTTTGGCCGACGTTAAGTTTTATTACCTAAAACGTTTCTCGCCATTATTTAAACCATCTGCTAATGTTAATCTATCACTCATCGATGGCGTCAATGTTTTGGAAGTAATGCAATATTTGACATTTCCCTGCACTCAGGTTTTCAGCACCATTTGCATGTGGCGTCTCAAAGCCTACAATTGTTGTGAACTATTTACGCTGGAGCGAACAGAGTTGGGTTTCTGTTATGTCTTCAATTCGGCCGTTAGCGAAACGACTAAGGAGAAAGCG AAAAACAATCAATTTTATCCGTATCACAATTCATATTCTGGAGAGGGCACTGGCTTAGATGTGGAAGTTTTACtgaatgaaaacaaaatgaagCCAGGAACTCGTATGGTTAATGGAATTTAT gtagCAAACAGTTCAAATTTCAagaaaacaatcaactacaaaaagaATGAATCCTAA
- the LOC135954115 gene encoding pickpocket protein 19-like, which yields MIWHTDFKANVSHKNSSLLKKPPAAAAQNEKPEEENKKFKDLLKAYWQKYCEKSTIHGVRYIYDPTLRGIERLIWTALVITCVTLACIAYLILAERYSAKKLQTVVENSQYPVFQIPFPAVAVCTHNRINWEKFEQAKAEFLPPSADKTVLEVFTNFVERMETLRFGRFDTFKEMQDINLEALDSIDVSKLARFMALRCEDIMVNDTCYWRKMKFQCCSRFVLERTEYGECLVFNSELSTESAVIQKNLGKQFYPYHTSRAGQNTGLNFRLRINSKLKRPTSKAGDTITVLIKRPDQLSNPGYTITPETETYFIVRPEITDSDEDLHSLEPSKRNCYFEDESFLLEYKTNMSSKWMLNNCLNRCHEEHVRKYCNCTLSLFFLFSDDTVEQCRPSHFRCLAKNNDIFSYDKRKEEDAYFSAAKPGMTCSCLIPCNSVEYFTSLTTLPLSDEITNDTSVKVYKVDVHYQSEVLIQYRTSMEFTSIDLIANFGGIFGLCLGASLVSAVELLYYATFGFGLYLYDNNYFTVLKQNLQTLRQKWTIGFKNSFKEEYEDGNAVKTAFLPKQPQHKDNRW from the exons ATGATTTGGCACACGGATTTCAAAGCCAATGTATCACATAAAAATAGTTCCCTATTGAAAAAGccaccagcagcagcagcacaaaatgaaaaaccggaggaagaaaataaaaaatttaaggatCTGTTGAAGGCATATTGGCAAAAGTATTGTGAAAAATCAACCATACATGGGGTGCGCTACATTTATGATCCCACTCTACGTGGCATAGAGAG ACTTATATGGACTGCTTTAGTTATCACATGTGTGACGCTGGCATGTATTGCCTATTTAATACTTGCCGAACGCTACTCTGCCAAGAAACTGCAGACGGTAGTGGAAAATTCACAATATCCGGTATTTCAAATACCGTTTCCGGCTGTCGCCGTTTGTACACACAATCGCATCAATTGGGAGAAATTTGAGCAGGCCAAAGCTGAGTTCTTGCCACCATCAGCAGACAAGACGGTATTGGAGGTGTTTACGAATTTCGTGGAGCGCATGGAGACTCTACGCTTTGGCCGCTTTGatacatttaaagaaatgcAAGACATTAATTTGGAAGCATTAGACAGCATTGATGTTTCAAAGTTGGCCAGATTTATGGCCTTACGTTGCGAGGACATTATGGTTAATGACACTTGCTACTGGAGGAAAATGAAATTTCAGTGTTGTTCTCGGTTCGTATTGGAGCGCACCGAATATGGTGAATGTTTGGTTTTCAATTCCGAACTGTCAACGGAATCGGCTGTAATTCAG AAAAACTTAGGCAAACAGTTTTATCCTTATCACACCTCAAGAGCTGGACAAAATACTGGACTCAATTTTCGACTTAgaataaattcaaaactaaaaagaCCCACCTCAAAAGCTGGAGACACAATAACG GTTCTCATCAAAAGACCTGACCAACTTTCAAATCCCGGTTACACTATTACCCCTGAAACGGAAACATATTTCATAGTTCGACCCGAAATTACCGACAGTGATGAGGATTTACATTCATTGGAGCCCAGCAAAAGAAATTGTTACTTTGAAGACGAAAGCTTTTTGCTGGAATACAAAACAAACATGTCAAGTAAATGGATGTTGAACAACTGTCTGAATAGATGCCACGAAGAACATGTACGAAAATACTGCAACTGCACTTTGTcgctattttttctattttccgaTGATACAG TTGAACAATGTCGTCCCTCCCATTTCCGCTGTCTGGCCAAGAATAATG ATATTTTCAGTTACGATAAACGCAAGGAAGAGGATGCTTATTTTAGTGCAGCTAAACCAGGAATGACATGTTCATGCTTGATACCTTGCAACTCGGTGGAATATTTTACATCCTTAACGACGTTACCTTTAAGCGATGAAAT TACTAACGATACCAGTGTGAAAGTTTACAAAGTAGATGTTCATTATCAATCTGAGGTTCTTATACAGTATCGAACAAGTATGGAGTTTACAAGTATCGATTTAATAG CCAATTTTGGTGGTATTTTCGGTTTATGTTTGGGTGCATCTCTTGTAAGTGCAGTTGAACTTTTGTACTATGCCACCTTTGGCTTCGGCTTATATTTGTACGACAACAATTATTTTAcggttttaaaacaaaatcttcAAACTTTAAGGCAAAAATGGACAATTGGCTTTAAAAATTCCTTCAAGGAGGAGTATGAGGATGGTAATGCAGTTAAAACAGCTTTCCTACCAAAACAACCCCAGCACAAGGATAATCGTTGGTAA
- the ppk30 gene encoding pickpocket protein 19 — MAFEQTYNNIKAHDKFENTTTASSTSASATTCPEMCPPQQGDILTPHCKRCKDKGVNYYMADNNSEKAKFLRVLIVVFATICTIYVCLLSSRRYFNSWVQTVIERTDVHVSEIPFPAVTICPVRGINLLRLQNKYRSFDKPFLRSKTDMQEFHLLLNAFNDVLWSPLVDYGNDNDVVDGADTKHNANHYPGQTHRHHGNRSFKNQSFLELLAAEQTTHPFSLFDLNSLLFFLTFECEDIFDECTWRRKKVSCCNIFRKIETYKGVCYAFNSIHVEDPIPSWPWVVSDSGLQTGLRVLLKRSAIGNFYERVATMVHDPNEIGTSDIIYLNGESIVITVYPLRFTADYDIRSVRPELRHCYFTNELKLLGKSRTNCMRNCRLLYIERNCNCTYIFPMAARSSTRTGSLPMCGVSHLKCIYKHRSALLTTGNVLGENIDEVEFNTLDCKCYPNCNYIQYRTMVNTDNTGETHGKNYIDLQVQYQHDTLFSYRSTLCFNLLDLIVSYGGIAGLFLGLSLVGIIELLHDFIVCWKIRKQRKRLQTHVQQHENNNDNDTQKKDVNSTI, encoded by the exons ATGGCATTTGAACAAACTTACAACAACATTAAAGCTCATGACAAATTTGAGAATACAACAACTGCATCATCAACATCAGCATCAGCAACAACCTGTCCAGAAATGTGTCCACCACAGCAAGGAGACATCTTAACACCCCATTGTAAACGATGCAAGGACAAAGGTGTGAACTATTATATGGCCGACAATAATTCTGAAAAGGCCAA ATTTCTGCGTGTCCTTATAGTAGTTTTCGCCACTATTTGCACCATTTACGTGTGTCTTTTATCCTCACGTCGTTATTTCAATAGTTGGGTACAGACCGTAATAGAGCGCACTGATGTTCATGTGTCAGAAATACCCTTCCCAGCCGTTACCATTTGTCCGGTGAGAGGTATAAATCTATTGCGTCTGCAGAACAAGTACCGGTCATTTGATAAACCATTTCTACGAAGCAAAACAGACATGCAAGAGTTCCACTTGTTACTGAATGCTTTCAACGATGTGTTGTGGTCACCCCTGGTGGATTACGGTAATGATAATGATGTTGTTGATGGTGCTGATACGAAACACAATGCAAATCATTATCCTGGACAAACCCATCGTCACCATGGCAACAGAAGTTTTAAAAATCAATCGTTTTTGGAGCTTTTGGCTGCAGAGCAAACAACTCATccattttctttattcgatttgaacagtttgttgttttttctaaCATTCGAATGTGAGGACATATTTGACGAATGCACTTGGCGTAGGAAGAAGGTCTCCTGTTGCAATATATTTCGTAAAATTGAAACATACAAGGGCGTGTGTTACGCTTTCAATTCAATACATGTTGAG GATCCAATTCCATCCTGGCCTTGGGTGGTGTCTGATTCTGGTTTACAGACGGGCCTACGAGTTTTGCTGAAACGTAGTGCTATTGGAAATTTTTATGAAAGAGTCGCG ACTATGGTCCACGATCCCAACGAAATTGGTACCTCGGATATAATCTACTTAAATGGCGAAAGTATAGTGATCACTGTATATCCCTTACGTTTCACGGCCGACTATGACATACGTTCGGTGAGACCAGAACTCAGGCATTGTTATTTTACG AATGAATTGAAACTTTTGGGTAAAAGTCGCACCAATTGCATGCGTAATTGTCGTTTATTGTATATTGAAAGGAATTGCAACTGCACATATATTTTTCCGATGGCAGCGAGAAGTTCTACTAGGACGGGATCTTTGCCGATGTGTGGTGTTTCACATTTGAAATGTATCTACAAACATCGAA GTGCTCTCCTAACTACGGGCAATGTATTGGGCGAAAACATTGATGAGGTTGAGTTTAACACACTGGATTGCAAATGTTATCCAAACTGTAACTACATACAATACAGGACCATGGTAAACACGGACAACACAGGCGAAACACatggtaaaaattatattgacctACAGGTCCAATATCAGCATGACACTTTATTCTCCTATCGCTCCACACTGTGTTTCAATCTACTGGACTTGATAG TTTCATATGGTGGCATTGCTGGTCTGTTTTTGGGTCTTTCGTTGGTTGGCATTATCGAGTTGTTGCATGATTTCATTGTTTGCTGGAAAATACGAAAACAAAGAAAACGTCTGCAAACACATGTGCAACAACATGAGAACAACAACGATAACGATACCCAGAAAAAGGATGTaaattcaacaatttaa
- the Obp99a gene encoding general odorant-binding protein 99a: MKVYATICLFIALTSAEYVVKTRENLLQYRNECVSELEIPEAQVEHYKQWQYPNDAITQCYMKCVFSKFGLFDTTSGFNVENIHQQLLGSQAEANHDDVLHAKIESCVDKNEQGSNACEWAYRGATCFIKNNLQLVQQSVGTAQA, translated from the exons ATGAAAGTATACGCAACCATTTGTTTATTCATTGCCTTG ACCTCCGCTGAATATGTGGTCAAGACCCGTGAGAATCTCTTGCAATATCGCAATGAATGTGTGTCGGAACTTGAGATTCCTGAGGCTCAAGTGGAGCACTACAAGCAATGGCAATATCCCAATGATGCCATCACCCAGTGCTACATGAAGTGTGTCTTCTCCAAATTCGGTTTGTTCGATACAACCTCGGGTTTCAATGTCGAGAACATTCACCAACAGTTGCTGGGCAGTCAAGCCGAAGCCAATCACGATGATGTTCTCCATGCCAAAATTGAGTCTTGTGTCGATAAGAACGAACAGGGTTCGAATGCCTGTGAATGGGCTTATCGTGGTGCCACTTGCTTTATTAAGAACAATTTACAGTTGGTGCAACAAAGTGTTGGCACAGCTCAAGCCTAG
- the ppk19 gene encoding pickpocket protein 19, giving the protein MIYDKELVRYKNTNFRHPKGLITFQPTTPREQQQQQVGIFDRMMQHIRYFTNSIHGVSYIWESDVPFKVRLFWVLVVIAAVITCIIMYMSLASRHNKQQIKTVVETSQMPIYRINFPAVALCPWDHVNWLRYKAAEEKFLPPYPDKQLRAVFYDVLLSMDDMNLSRLDRLALLKNHTIPRIIDEISLDDLANFMAFRCDELFVECVFDETTYDCCKIFVAERTEKGICMVFNSMVSEESTKKKITDAFYPWKIRKAGEGSGLQFTLRYNKTYQRQQPGIAAFGIDVMIKESDEWSESLTHFFLPNTKSYLAITPTITETSTNTRRLSPRRRRCLFADEKSKRYDRIERLPFNKLNCYVKCQQKNLIKICNCTLTWFFPKINKRECTVSDFQCIYENRDIFSYIKSPFQDEYIMDSRRGVLCDCVDNCYSLVFLISLNSNIVPNPNESYPLIQGDIYIGQGVITKYEARLDYTVFDLIAQFGGILGLSLGASVLSLAEVVYAGLKIIVILIIKRRSQGRKIKPKQKGKLHKK; this is encoded by the exons ATGATTTACGATAAGGAATTGGTGCGCTATAAAAACACAAACTTTCGCCACCCCAAAGGTTTGATAACCTTTCAGCCCACCACGCCAAGggaacagcaacaacagcaagtAGGGATATTTGATCGCATGATGCAACATATTAGATACTTTACCAACAGTATACATGGTGTGAGTTACATTTGGGAGTCGGATGTTCCTTTTAAAGTGCGCTTGTTTTGGGTGTTGGTGGTAATTGCGGCCGTTATCACTTGCATTATCATGTACATGTCATTGGCGAGTCGCCACAATAAACAGCAAATTAAAACTGTGGTGGAGACATCACAAATGCCCATATATAGGATTAATTTCCCTGCTGTGGCCTTATGTCCCTGGGATCATGTCAATTGGCTGCGTTACAAAGCGGCCGAGGAAAAGTTTCTACCTCCCTATCCCGATAAGCAGTTGAGAGCTGTTTTCTATGATGTATTGCTGTCAATGGATGACATGAATCTGTCGAGACTAGATCGTTTGGCATTGCTGAAAAACCATACGATACCACGAATCATAGACGAGATATCGCTTGACGATTTGGCAAATTTTATGGCATTTCGTTGTGATGAATTGTTTGTGGAGTGTGTCTTTGATGAGACGACTTATGATTGCTGTAAGATTTTTGTGGCCGAGCGCACTGAGAAGGGAATTTGTATGGTATTCAATTCAATGGTGTCGGAGGAGTCGACAAAGAAAAAg aTTACCGACGCTTTCTATCCTTGGAAAATTCGCAAGGCAGGAGAAGGTTCTGGTCTTCAATTTACACTTCGTTACAATAAAACCTATCAAAGACAACAACCAGGCATAGCGGCATTTGGAATCGAT gTAATGATTAAAGAGTCCGACGAATGGAGTGAGTCACTCACACATTTCTTTTTACCAAACACCAAAAGTTATTTGGCCATAACACCCACAATTACCGAAACCTCTACGAATACAAGGCGCTTGAGTCCTCGTAGAAGAAGGTGTCTATTTGCG GATGAAAAATCCAAACGTTATGATCGTATCGAGCGTCTaccatttaataaattaaattgttatgtTAAATGTCAACAAAAGAACTTGATAAAAATCTGCAATTGCACTTTGACCTGGTTCTTTCCGAAAATAA ataAAAGGGAATGTACAGTGTCGGATTTTCAGTGTATATACGAAAATAGAG ACATATTTAGTTACATTAAAAGTCCTTTTCAAGATGAATATATAATGGATTCCCGCCGAGGCGTTCTCTGTGATTGTGTGGACAATTGTTATTCTTTGGTTTTCCTCATCAGTTTAAATTCCAACATTGTGCCCAA TCCTAACGAGAGCTATCCTCTAATACAAGGTGACATTTATATTGGCCAGGGAGTGATAACGAAATATGAAGCTCGCTTGGATTATACCGTATTTGATCTTATAGCTCAGTTTGGTGGCATATTGGGTCTATCGTTGGGTGCCTCCGTCCTAAGTTTGGCTGAAGTTGTTTATGCTGGCCTCAAGATTATAGTGATTTTAATCATAAAAAGACGTTCACAGGGCAGAAAAATCAAGCCGAAACAAAAGGGCAAATtacataagaaataa
- the LOC135960555 gene encoding lysoplasmalogenase TMEM86A: MTDVKQFFKSQGPKLLPFFVFVIIYFAFVRDPVGELWTTLLKCAPIVCLMLYIVLNGINLTKDSKYSLSILLGLIFSCGGDALLNMDLFPHGMGSFALAQICYIIAFGFKPLKLLIAVPLYLAGAAFVAIVYKDLDDVLVVGLPVYVTLLLTMCWRSLARAVDRKCFLAIFCAVGSVFFVISDGLIAVDMFLIKVPNARIWIMTTYYLAQFAIALSTANELAKKKSPKNFKGRNNSARRHVKSN; this comes from the exons TTTAAAAGTCAGGGCCCGAAACTGCTaccattttttgtatttgtgataATATATTTTGCTTTCGTACGAGATCCAGTTGGTGAATTATGGACAACGCTTTTGAAATGCGCGCCTATTGTTTGCTTAATGTTGTACATAGTGTTGAATGGAATTAACTTAACAAAGGA CTCTAAATATTCCCTATCGATTTTATTGGGTTTGATATTTTCGTGTGGCGGTGATGCTCTGTTAAACATGGATCTCTTTCCACATGGCATGGGTTCTTTTGCCTTGGCACAAATCTGCTACATAATTGCATTTGGTTTCAAGCCCTTGAAGTTGTTAATTGCGGTACCATTGTATCTGGCAGGCGCAGCTT ttgTGGCCATTGTTTACAAGGATTTGGATGATGTTTTAGTTGTTGGTCTTCCTGTTTATGTTACCCTATTGCTGACTATGTGTTGGCGCTCCTTGGCCAGAGCAGTGGACAGAAAATGTTTCCTTGCCATTTTCTGTGCCGTTGGCAGTGTGTTCTTTGTCATCTCAGATGGTTTGATTGCTGTTGATATGTTCCTAATTAAAGTGCCAAATGCAAGG atcTGGATTATGACCACTTATTATCTGGCTCAGTTTGCTATTGCTTTGAGTACGGCCAATGAGTTGGCAAAAAAGAAATCGCCAAAAAACTTCAAGGGGCGCAACAACAGTGCCCGCCGACATGTGAAatctaattaa